One Antennarius striatus isolate MH-2024 chromosome 17, ASM4005453v1, whole genome shotgun sequence genomic window carries:
- the arf6b gene encoding ADP-ribosylation factor 6b — protein MGKMLSKIFGNKEMRILMLGLDAAGKTTILYKLKLGQSVTTIPTVGFNVETVTYKNVKFNVWDVGGQDKIRPLWRHYYTGTQGLIFVVDCADRDRIDEARQELHRIINDREMRDAIILIFANKQDLPDAMKPHEIQEKLGLTRIRDRNWYVQPSCATTGDGLYEGLTWLTSNYKS, from the coding sequence ATGGGTAAAATGCTTTCAAAAATATTCGGCAACAAGGAGATGAGAATATTAATGCTTGGACTTGACGCTGCAGGAAAGACAACAATCCTTTACAAACTAAAACTCGGACAGTCTGTTACCACAATCCCCACAGTCGGCTTCAATGTGGAGACTGTCACCTACAAAAATGTCAAGTTCAACGTGTGGGATGTCGGAGGCCAAGATAAGATTCGTCCTCTGTGGCGACACTACTACACGGGCACTCAAGGGTTAATTTTCGTGGTGGATTGCGCGGACAGGGATCGCATCGATGAGGCGAGGCAGGAACTTCACCGCATCATCAATGACCGAGAGATGAGGGATGCCATCATCTTGATATTCGccaataaacaagaccttcctGATGCCATGAAGCCGCATGAAATCCAAGAGAAGCTCGGATTGACGCGGATCAGAGATAGGAATTGGTACGTACAGCCCTCCTGTGCGACCACCGGTGATGGACTGTATGAGGGCTTGACATGGCTAACGTCAAACTACAAATCTTAA